A section of the Humulus lupulus chromosome 2, drHumLupu1.1, whole genome shotgun sequence genome encodes:
- the LOC133819049 gene encoding uncharacterized protein LOC133819049, which yields MFVTREPSSSICRRSEQVSKLYIPGGMDKNKLCDILSGLISHECEAQELKRAISYLRHDVSQLRLNELRQYEQSNSFDLLFEDACGLMNDFNSLTKKFRNRNLFCDVNIENGDSEFGGAHLVDLNVKECEVELQDIGGVDSNAKHGDAELKHDSLSGLNVEDGKGQLEVIGRVDLKLENGEGVFHDDGLGCSNVDICPLNAEVGVEQLEVVGLVDLKGENGDIFVGQLEDIGVVDLTLKDAEGELDQDLLQNKKMEDPPLIGQCNLLSDGNCRDGDGIDIVDLEKNTCNNSCYFKNGEVVCGESSQLIGEECVVEGDGLSSHFVTLINLISASEQCRKGEFSNSEYQVMLHFKEEKELVFKFGGSGFDCNIFDVEEREFQNLSCEVVYIFTFIMYF from the exons ATGTTCGTCACACGCGAGCCAAGCTCCTCCATTTGTCGAAGATCTGAGCAAGTTTCGAAGCTGTACATCCCTG GTGGTATGGATAAAAATAAGTTGTGTGATATTCTATCGGGGTTGATTTCCCACGAGTGTGAAGCACAGGAATTGAAGCGAGCGATATCATATTTAAGACATGATGTTTCTCAGCTCCGTTTGAATGAGCTTAGACAATATGAGCAAAGTAATTCATTTGATCTTTTGTTCGAGGACGCATGTGGCTTGATGAATGATTTTAATAGTTTGACTAAGAAATTTCGAAATAGAAATTTGTTTTGTGATGTTAATATAGAGAATGGGGATTCAGAGTTTGGAGGGGCTCATTTAGTTGATTTAAATGTAAAAGAATGTGAGGTGGAGTTGCAAGACATTGGTGGAGTGGATTCCAATGCAAAACATGGAGATGCAGAGTTGAAACATGATTCGTTAAGTGGTTTGAATGTGGAAGATGGGAAAGGGCAATTGGAAGTCATTGGGCGGGTGGATTTGAAACTAGAAAATGGAGAGGGAGTGTTTCATGATGATGGGTTAGGATGTTCGAATGTAGACATTTGTCCTTTGAATGCAGAAGTTGGGGTAGAGCAGTTGGAAGTCGTCGGTTTGGTTGATTTGAAAGGAGAAAATGGAGACATATTTGTAGGGCAGTTGGAAGACATTGGCGTGGTTGATTTGACGCTAAAAGATGCAGAGGGAGAGTTGGATCAAGATCTGTTACAGAATAAAAAGATGGAAGATCCCCCATTGATTGGTCAATGTAATTTGTTAAGTGATGGAAACTGTAGGGATGGAGATGGAATTGATATAGTTGATTTGGAGAAGAATACTTGCAACAATAGTTGTTATTTTAAAAATGGTGAGGTAGTTTGTGGAGAATCTAGTCAACTGATTGGTGAGGAATGTGTTGTAGAAGGAGATGGGTTGTCTTCACATTTTGTgactttaattaatttgattagtGCCAGTGAACAGTGTCGCAAAGGTGAATTTTCCAATTCTGAATATCAAGTAATGTTGCACTTTAAAGAGGAGAAGGAGTTGGTCTTTAAGTTTGGTGGATCTGGATTTGATTGTAATATTTTTGATGTAGAAGAAAGAGAATTTCAGAACCTATCTTGTGAGGTTGTTTATATTTTCACATTTATTatgtatttttaa
- the LOC133819048 gene encoding calmodulin calcium-dependent NAD kinase-like: protein MSQLDGKVVQIFAASFFGYAMARVAAARFGRRKLSEQPPSLGGEDFIPRLERTESGRLQQLEKFSHYVARQLGFENANECVELCKLAMEYLRKPKGCEQSIYEYFGTEEEVDSLYVMLLEEFERCILTYFAFHWSQASLIISQCFSESQTKTKLKDFVLGATRKQRFERVTRDLKVTRLFSTLVEEMKAIGGCTDIMVPAALSERSPVLLLMGGGMGAGKSTVLKDILKDSFWSGAASNAVVVEADAFKETDVIYRALSSMGHHNDLLQTAELVHQSSTDAASSLLVTALNEGRDVIMDGTLSWEPFVEQTVAMARNVHKFRYRMGVGYKVAEDGTVNENYWEQINDNEQDGDEGVSNRKPYRIELVGVVCDPYLAVVRGIRRAIMIGRAVRVNSQLTSHKRFASAFPRYCNLVDNARLYSTNSMGGPPKLIGWKEGQQKLLVDSEEIECLSTIKSLNSNADSIHQLYADPTPIFRPGFVWNDIVLSPSRPSIQQRLRESIQKIEHSNNNNNNNTS from the exons ATGTCTCAGCTAG ATGGAAAAGTGGTACAAATTTTCGCGGCCTCATTCTTCGGTTATGCGATGGCTAGGGTGGCAGCCGCCCGTTTCGGCAGGAGAAAGTTGTCCGAGCAGCCGCCGTCGCTCGGTGGCGAAGACTTCATTCCTCGGTTAGAGAGAACCGAGTCTGGCCGTCTTCAACAACTTGAAAAATTCTCCCATTACGTCg CTAGGCAGCTGGGATTTGAGAATGCAAATGAGTGTGTTGAGCTATGCAAATTGGCTATGGAGTATTTGAGAAAACCCAAAGGATGTGAGCAAAGCATATATGAGTATTTTGGTACAGAAGAAGAAGTGGATTCTCTGTATGTAATGTTGCTGGAAGAGTTCGAAAGGTGTATTCTCACTTATTTTGCTTTTCATTGGTCCCAAGCTTCACTTATCATTAGCCAG TGTTTTAGTGAGTCCCAAACGAAAACAAAGCTCAAGGACTTCGTTTTGGGAGCAACGCG GAAACAAAGGTTTGAGAGAGTAACAAGAGACCTAAAGGTAACTAGGTTGTTCTCTACGTTGGTGGAAGAAATGAAAGCCATTGGAGGATGTACGGATATCATGGTGCCAGCCGCCCTCAGTGAGCGGAGTCCCGTGCTCCTCCTCATGGGAGGCGGCATGGGAGCTGGCAAGAGTACCGTCCTTAAGGACATTCTGAAAGA CTCTTTTTGGTCGGGAGCTGCAAGCAATGCGGTGGTGGTTGAGGCAGATGCCTTTAAAGAGACCGATGTTATCTACAGAGCCCTTAGTTCCATGGGTCATCACAACGACTTACTCCAAACCGCAGAATTG gtgCACCAATCGTCTACGGATGCAGCGTCGTCGCTGCTAGTGACGGCATTGAACGAAGGGCGTGACGTGATAATGGATGGGACCCTTTCGTGGGAGCCGTTTGTGGAGCAGACGGTGGCCATGGCTAGGAATGTTCACAAGTTCCGGTACCGTATGGGGGTTGGCTACAAAGTGGCCGAAGATGGCACCGTAAATGAAAACTATTGGGAACAAATAAACGACAATGAACAAGATGGTGATGAAGGTGTATCCAATAGAAAGCCCTACAGAATTGAGTTGGTTGGGGTGGTTTGTGACCCTTATTTGGCTGTTGTTAGAGGAATAAG GAGAGCTATAATGATTGGAAGGGCAGTGAGGGTTAATTCACAGTTGACGTCCCACAAAAGATTTGCCAGTGCATTTCCAAGATATTGCAATCTTGTGGATAATGCCAGGCTTTACTCTACCAATTCCATGGGAGGGCCACCAAAG CTAATAGGATGGAAGGAAGGACAACAGAAGCTGCTAGTTGACTCAGAAGAAATCGAATGTTTGAGTACCATAAAAAGCTTGAACTCCAATGCTGATTCAATTCACCAGCTCTATGCCGATCCCACCCCCATATTTCGCCCTGGTTTTGTTTGGAACGACATCGTTTTGTCCCCCTCCAGGCCATCCATTCAGCAACGCCTTAGGGAGTCCATTCAAAAAATTGAAcacagtaataataataataataataatacctcTTGA